The following proteins come from a genomic window of Cherax quadricarinatus isolate ZL_2023a chromosome 39, ASM3850222v1, whole genome shotgun sequence:
- the LOC128696423 gene encoding BLOC-1-related complex subunit 8 homolog translates to MATMSPPYPPNDPDLEIKVKKALERVSENIHISANEPSLAVYRLQEHVRRALPPTVTRRQHVTALHSQLQGACYDVEYALGAVRVMKDASEKFTSLQELLKSAIFHRQQLKYEQTRRKQREPSMYKRLSSHITSIDLPDLPDLPDAFRETASRVESALQHARSSYESHTRKEKEKGDKKDGDKSEKKENENIDDKEKNEDSS, encoded by the exons ATGGCCACAATGTCTCCTCCATATCCTCCTAATGATCCTGATTTGGAAATTAAAGTTAAAAAAG CCTTGGAGCGTGTCAGTGAAAATATTCACATATCAGCCAATGAGCCTTCATTGGCAGTCTATCGACTGCAGGAGCACGTGCGTCGTGCACTGCCTCCTACTGTTACCCGTCGTCAACATGTCACTGCACTCCATTCACAGCTACAAGGAGCTTGTTATGATGTGGAGTATGCTTTAGG TGCTGTTCGAGTAATGAAGGATGCCAGTGAAAAATTTACTTCACTGCAGGAGCTCTTGAAGAGTGCCATATTTCATCGTCAGCAGCTGAAATATGAACAGACACGCAG AAAGCAACGGGAGCCGAGCATGTACAAGCGCCTCTCTTCCCACATCACTTCCATCGACCTTCCTGACCTTCCCGACCTACCGGATGCTTTCAGGGAAACTGCCTCTCGTGTTGAGTCAGCCCTTCAACATGCCAGAAGCTCATATGAGAGTCACACTCGCAAGGAAAAGGAGAAAGGAGATAAGAAAGATGGAGATAAATCTGAAAAGAAAGAGAATGAGAACATTGATGATAAGGAAAAGAATGAGGACTCCAGTTAG